The nucleotide sequence GgacaattaaaaagaaataaaaaatggaaaaaccaTGTGTTGTTGATTATTCTTAATTAGTTTCCCTAATATCTATATTATCATTATTAGTTTTGATTGTTGACGACGGAACGTATCTTAATATTAGCTGATGCGGGCATGAGAGAGATTTTTAGATTCAATTACTAGCGCTGGCAAAAACTTTCATAACATGTCTCTTAATTTTGTCCAGTTACACATTTAAcaacaaaaagttaaataatctAATTACACGATGGGACAAAAACTAACCCCACCGGTCCATTGTCACCACTGGATCTATCTGCCGAGGCCAGatacaaaaaaataagagaagCCATTAGTCGTTTACGAtgaacaaaaactaaaatttggtcaaagaaattttttttggctACTGAGGATTTTCCCCTTTTCAGTGGCTGAGTAATGACATTGAAGTGTGAACTAAAGataattaattcattttttttctgttaaacaaaacaaactttaCCCTAAAATCGTAGCAAAATTACGCATGAGATATTCTATCCGTCAGAAAATCAAGTTGTCAGCGTTTCCCCGCATTGATTAAAGATAAATTAATAGATGAGCATGCGATTTGGCCTGATCAAAGCTGCTAAGTGCTAATGTATCCACGTTTAATATTAGTACAGTTTAAAGTTTAAACAGCAGGTTCATAGAAGCAGTTACTCCAAAAGACATGCAAAGTGCAAAGTGGTAAATTTTCACGATATGTGGTTACATAATTTTCCgggtataaaaatatattaaacgattttttttgttggaaacTATAAAATGGGATTTTTAAacgtcaaaataatattttgtagatAAGTGAATTTGCTTTCAAactaaatatgattttttaaatctatggtaaattcaaaaaaaaattattatttccgATTTTACCATTTTACGTAGTATATTGTGAATAGTATATAACCGGTGGACGGATCACCGCatgaaaacatgaaaataaacttcataacagtGGTTTCTTCTGGTGTGAGCAATTCATTTGATATGACCCGGACGATTATTTCGAAGACACCAAAATAGTCGTTGAAAGCCCGGAACATCATATGATCCAATAATAAAGACGTGTTCCTTCTTGCATCTACATGGCGAGTTCGAATTCTACCATAGAGAACTATTTTATGATGTGTCTGGATACTCCGCGAATATAAACTCATGCTTTAGAGTCTACTTATATACCATTCACATACTGCACTTTTCCTTAAAAGTTAATCTTGATTTTTCTATAAATCTGCGATACCCCggactaaacaaaaaaaaaagtggttgttgaaaggaaaaggattatttttttaaaaaatgttaaggACTAACATGTGATGATAATCTTGGTTTCATTAATACCAGAAAATTAAGATCTTCgtttcattaattattttcatattatttgaCACCTTGCGCCATGTATGCTATCTACCTACTTAATAATGGTAAAAAATCTAGTCACATTAAAGCGCCGGtaatagaaaaaaatcatttagtcaCATGgtgatttatttatataaacaaGTCAAAGAAAGCGGACTGGTTTACTCGGTAAAGATTATTTAATGTCATAGTTTAATATTTCCCACTCTGTGTCGCCACATTTATGCCCTAGCTTTCTCTCTATATAAGCTCTCTACATGGCTTTGTATTTCTCAGAATACCATTAAGCCCCAATTACTTTCTGAGTATTCATTTGATAAGTCTCTTTACTAGGCTAAGTAAAATGGCAATTAAGCTTGCACTTGTAGTGACACTCTTACTAGTCTCATGCGCTATTTCAAAGGGAAGATCCCTTAGATTTTCGACAAAACAACTTGATCGTTACAGTTTTCCTCCTGGTTTTAGTTTTGGTGTTGGTTCTTCAGCTTATCAGGTTAGGTGGTTTTTATGTAATTGTGTTGCTTAAACAATTTTATGACGTTGAACAATATAGCTTGTTTTTCTACTGcctaataatttttagaaacaagTGAAACTAATATTTCATGATAAATTTATGTTCATATGATGCAGTATGAAGGTGCAGTCGCAGAAGGAGGGAGGACACCGAGCATTTGGGACAACTTCACACATGCATATCCAGGTCTACATTTAATCTAActcctttatttttttcactgtgctattaattaatcaatattaacaatttttatggGATCTCTTGAGAGAACTAATTATAGATATGTCTTCATTAACACGTTGATAAACTGTGAAATATTTTGGCTTTCATAAATAGTAAGTAACACGATAAAATTTTACAGAAAGGACGAATATGGAAAATGGAGATATAGCCGTTGATTTTTACCATCGATATAaggtatgattttttttttctttgtgagtaactattattttagtatgtttatactttatagccacaaaaaaaaacatttaaaacgtGTTTTAATTATGTGAATTCTTGAAAAAGTAGGTGGAACATATAAATTGGCCTACACCTTGATTTGTGAACATCATGTCCTTTTTTACGTTTAACTAATATTTACCATGCACGTACCGTGCGAGCAGGATGACATTAAGTTGATCAAGGAAATGAATATGGACACTTTTAGATTTTCCATCTCTTGGTCAAGAATATTACCAAGTGAGTATtactttaaactttttgacttTACTTACGCTTaataacttcataatattctTGTGTGCATGCACATATATCATTTGTTGatctttcaaaatttgaatattcagGTGGAAAACTAAGCGGCGGGATAAACAAAGAAGGAATTCAATTCTACAAAAATCTCATTGATGAAATTATCATGAACGGTGAGAACCATATGCTCAAACGAGTGTgtacatatattaaataatatactcCAAAAAATCTCTTATTTCTGATCATAACATATTCAATCATATTCACAGgcataaaaccttttgtaactaTCTACCATTGGGATATCCCCCAAGCTCTAGATGATGAGTACGGTGGATTCTTAAGCCCACGAATAATGTacgctatatatatatatattcttccaTTACTTACCATAAAATCAACaacgtataaatcaaatttTGCGTTTATTTTTTGTTGACGTTTGCAAAAACAGTGATGATTTCCGGAACTTTGCAAGAGTGTGCTTCCAAGAATTCGGTGACAAAGTGGATATGTGGATAACGTTTAACGAGCCATATATTTATAGTGTTGCGGGTTATGACAAGGGTAATAAAGCAATGGGACGTTGCTCAAAATGGGTAAACAGCTTATGTGTAGCTGGTGATTCGAGCATCGAACCTTATTTAGTctctcatcatcttcttctagCTCATGCTGCAGCCGTTGACGAGTTTAGAAATTGTGACAAGGTATACTATCTCAATATACTAAAGGGTCGTGACATATATATTAACCTTAAAATTCGTtgtgataatatattttttttgcaaacagATCTCACAAGATGGTAAGATAGGCATAGTGTTATCACCTTTTTGGGTCGAACCTTATGACGTTGATTCCGATGCCGATAAAGAAGCAGTCGAACGAGCTCTTGATTACTATCTTGGTTGGTAAGTGTTCTCATTTACAAGATTCATTAAAAACTAATATAGGTTAGTGTAAGAATTAATCCGCttatctttgtttcttttgtgaTTTATGTAGGCATCTTGATCCTCTAATCTTTGGAGATTATCCAAAAACACTTCGAAAGAACGCTGGAAATAGATTGCCTTCTTTCACCCAAAAACAATCTGAAATGATAAAAGACTCGTTTGATTTTATTGGAATAAACTACTACAGTGCTCGATATGTCACACGGCAAGTTCGCAGCGACCCTTCGCGACTTCGTTTCACGACGGATCAACACGTGGAGTACAAAGGTAAGAACCTTGAACATTCAAAAAGGCTTAGTACTTTTCTAGTTGGAGCGTTTTAATATACTAATTACcctaaatatttatcaaaactgataatgctttattttttttccttcattaTTAGTGAAAAATCGAAGCGGCGATTACATTTCTTCAGAATCGGTACGAACAACaatatctgaaaaatatattggCATGCCTGAATTACAATGTTCATAACAAAGCTTAACAGAGAGTTTATTCTTTGCTTCTTCAATTTCAGGATGAATTAGGATTTATCTATGTATATCCCGAGGGCATACGAAAGCTTCtaaatcatattaaaaataaatacaacaaTCCAACCATCTACATAACTGAAAACGGTAAGCGTTTCAAGAATTAATCTCAGCTAGCTTACAAATTACCTAATTGAAAATAttcctttaattttatttattcagcTTAACAATGAGTTCTGTAAATTACAGGTTATGATGACTACGATGTTGGGACTAAGCCACGTGAACAACTATTAAAGGACATAAAGAGAATCGAATACCACGAGCAACATCTTCAAGAACTCCATAAAGCTATCACGTAAGATAACTACATAACTATTAAAAAGTCGAATAAGACCATGACTAATAATCTTAAGTGGAAGGTAactaaataatttaagatattttccCCAAAATGCAGTGTGGACGGGTGTGATGTTAGAGGCTATTCCACATGGTCGTTGTTGGATAATTTCGAATGGGAACGCGGATACACGATGAGGTTTGGCCTTTACTACGTTGACTATGCAGATGATCTGAAAAGATATGCCAAAGATTCAGCCAAGTGGTTCAAAAAGTTTCTCGAGAAAAGGGAGCAATCGACACCGTTGGACATGTACAAGAGTATCAAGAAATGGTTGTCTGCGCTGCAGACGATATAACCGAGTCCTTATCTATGGGAAATGATAGAAAATAGATGCATAGTTGATACGCACGCAATCATGTTTTGTACAAGGTTCATTTGTAATTTTTGCAGCAGTACCCCTAGAACAGTAAATACTGATCTTTGTACATGaagtatatatactattataataaaaacagaCCTTGTATTTTAATAGGTTCCACAAGCTTTTTCTTTCaatttgatagtttgattgatctaGTCAACTACATTGGTTATATTACCAGTAAGAGTTGTGATTTTGATTTAcaaacatatttaatttatttatacaaagagtaatactcagagaaaaaatTAAGACAAACAatctgttacaaaaaaaaaattaagacaaacaagattcatatatatttcattgtCGGTAAGTCTCACattttactataaaaaaaattggtacgagtaactaaaagtctaaaacacACAAAGACAAAgaggaacaaaaaaaagatacgaaataatatatttctatgaaataaaaaaaaagtgacaagatcaaataaaataactaaattgttATGAGAAAAACACCCTTTAAATAAAGCAATAACTTTTAGTTTAAATATGGGCTTCAATTAAATGTGATCTCAGGTGTGGGCTTCGATCAAATGCGGGTTTCCAGCTTCCTGCTATATAAGAAGAAGTAGGTGGCCCAAATAATGTAATCAGCACTAAAACtaaatatgttgtattttggcTTTTTCTAAAGTAACTTAAAATTAGGTTATTTTAATCTTATAATCCGGTTCAGATTTTTTCTAGATTTTTACTAAAATCAAACCGATATTGAAGCTTTTTCATCTATTGATTTGATGGCATTAGGTTTTGATTTATTGAATAAAGAAGAAAATGCTAAATTTCTATCGTTAAAAAGTTTCATTTAGTTTTTATGTTAAGGATTTGTTCTTAAATCATGTCCCATACTACTCAATGGTTCACAAATATCTGAGACACAAAACTTGTTCATCCAGGTCGCAACCGATGCGTCTGGGGTGGTTCAGGGATCTATAGTATCCACTATGAAGTATATACCGATTACAAGATCACTCACTCTTTCTATCTCCTTTTCCACAGTCTGAAAGAGTAAAAAGAAGAAATCAAAAGAAGAACATGACTAGATATAATATTAGTGTTGTgagtgcaaaaaaaaattttacgtTGGAAATTTAGACAAATAATGTCTAGTATATAAAAAGATGTCTAACTTTGATACATACGAAATGGTTAAACTTTTTCTCTAATAGGAATACGATTAAGACTCAAAAATTATAGTCCATAGTGAAGACATGACACTCTGAAACATCAAGGTAAGTCCCTTACTGGTAAATTATTCGAAGCGATTCAATAGTCACACCATGGTGGTTAAACTTCATAGAGTAAAATGTACCTAGCTAATTgttagaaaataaacaaaataactaATAAGCAGCATGATGTGATGAAAAGTATGGTTACAAAAGTCTATTCCTGCTATTGAAACTTCAAGTCAAGGCATGGTCAATTATAATAAGTGTTAGTATTCATGATGTTGTTGTGTTCATAAGTCTGGAGTCAAATGAAATTGTACATATGTAGGTGGTGTTTGCAGTGTGTAACGCAAAGTTTCCACGAATATTTAATTACTGTACGAGGACCATTCAAATCAATAGAACTACACTAATACTTTTCCGTGTCAGCTAAATGATAAGGATGTTCGTTTCTATTTTCCACAGCCATGTTCCACGTTGAATGGCTCTATGCTGGTTGCCAACTTGCCAGTCCACATCGATAGGTGGAAATAGGCAACGTAAAATCAACGTTTGATCAGTGGTGTTTTTATACTTTGTTTACAGTAAAGTTCATTGACCGTTAAATTACATTTCCCCATTCTCATAATTCGTTAGCTTAAGTAGTTTTTGTTACAAAGCTTACGTCATGGTACCTGACCTCATTTATAACACGGGCCCTTATAACATTCAATTCTGTAATAAAAGTAGTTGAAAGACCACATGTCAGTTTAAAAAGAAGTTGGTGAGAGCATGATAATTTTAATAACTAGTCCTTGTGTGTTCATTTTTTTCCTATTGTTAAGCTAAGGAGAATAGTCTAAAGATTAGTACTGCTTAGATTCCGTAATTAGTAAAGCCTCTCTATTTTAACATAATACACCTCTCAATAAAATCTTACTTTTCGAATGCGCGGTTATATTTTGACTGCTTGACCTCTATCTATCTCAGCATGTGCATGTCCCCCTCCCCCCCTCTATAGTCAAGTAATACATGCgcagaaaaattaaaataaaaaggctCCAAGAAAATTCATATTCAAACTCAAGCAACGTGAATACTTAGAGATATGTTAAGTTAATTTATGCATACATTCACACAGCTGTTGCCAAGTCATGGATCTAGTTATCTTAATTTTCTAGCTGGTAAGAACGTTAGgcaaataacataaattaattttctaaatatagataaaataaaataaaactcgTGACtctaatatttgataaatttttaaacatgGAGACTCGAAATATTGATAAATATTGACTCAGAAATATTGATAAATATTGACTCAGAAATATTGATAAATTACAGCGTTAGAGTATGTGTTTTTCGATTTTCcttatataataatttgtttttggtcATGCTAAAATAGAAGAACTGATGTGAAGTATTTCTTAGATATTATTTGCAAAGTGATTTATACATGTGTCACTTTTATATTCATTCTTACTAAAAAATGATAACATGACATCCATTTAAATATAACATGGCACATACCTAAATACGACATGTAAattcttttaataaataatactatttttggtaaaatttggTAATGGCtagtaaattttatatcatcattaaagtaaactttttatatatttttttatttttggcaaaaaaattcaaatatctaataaattgatatattaccattaaaataaaatacatatcacattcataaaaaagtaaatatatttacaactattttttacatcaacttatatatcatacatatatatatataatcaaaattaattgtaaatgtACATTAACAACTTAAATTCATCGGTTCCTTAGATTAATTAGcatattattttttaccaatttaacgtattttaactaaaaccaacacaaaataaatatttataaaaaaaattctatatttaagactaaagaataaagaaataattaaattaaataataattaaatacattataatagaaataaaagtataattttaattttattaaaatttgaataaaactaaacagagaaacaaataaaccaaataaaaaaacaagattGTATTTATGGATTTTTCTGAACCagtaaaattaaactataaaaacaataatctcaaaatttaaacttttttaaaaattaatattaatatatataaattattgcgCAGGAAAACTCTTAATTTAACATTAAAACTTGAGAAAACTGATTTAAGATTTAAGAGCCAGCCAGGAAGTCAAACTATTGTTGCAGATTGTTTCACCAGTTCAATTTATAACTTTCTTTTACCGGTATTGGGCCGTTTGTAGCCGCCGAAAAGCAAATAAAAAGGTGAAATACTTTTGATTTTACTTTTCAACAAAAACTTTATGATTTTATTAGTAGCAGACAAACAGTGCAAAAGGTGAAATGCTCTGGAGATCTGCTTAGCATCCCAATGATGCCACCGGGGGATACTGCTTCGGTAACCAACCAAATCCTGGTAAAATTCTTGTTCAGAAACTTAAAAAACGAACACAAAATATGACATTATAAACAACAATCTTAAGAAACTCAAGgccacaacaaaacaaacttttcTAAGGGAGGTGTCAAGAACCATAGTGTCCATAATCTGGCCGTGACGAAGGCAGAGTCGCCGGAACTGTTCTTGATTTTTAGTTAGGTTGATCCTTGTGTAGTTTTTTTAATGTACTCTAGTATTAGTACCCAAAATATTCTCCGCAAGAAAAAGATGAAGAGATGCGATAATATGAAAGTCATCTACAGTAATCAAACGTTAAAATAGTGTACAGAATAAAGTTAAGATAAAATaagttacaaaaagaaaaagttaagataaaatttatagtgattgatttgtttggtttcttcttcAATACAAAAGTAAATGAgtaaagaaaaacagagactgAGAATCAAACTACCAGCTACTATCTGCTACCATGGCACCATATATATTTAAGGGGAAAAAAGAGTTCTGATCAGATACTTCTTAAACATCACGAAATCGTACAAAGTGGTTACTGTTATGGTATGAAATATGTATGACCGCAGCAACATGCAACCATTACAATTAATCAAACTCATAAAATTAGCAAGCGGTTAAAATCTAAGATTTGAAAAATACTCCATCTATTTCACAATAATAGTCATTTTGACAATTTTTCATacagattaaaaaataaataaaataaatttttatttttatttattacatctATCTAAGCaatattatttaagataaataaaattatttactagaTCAATGAATTtggtaattaatattaaaattatagcATGGATAGgaattataaaataacactatttatgtaacaaaaaatttcaaaatgacCTTTTTGTTAATCAATAATGAATAAATATCAGTCATCGAATATTTATCTAGAATTCTAAGCGTTTAATCAAGTTGGATTACCAAAAGGtgttactaaaaaaaaattttgcacTCTTTGTGATTAGCAAGCATTAACTaataatttctcaaaaaaacatTAACTAATCAGTTATATTACCCTTGTATTGAACAGTCATTTTGCTATAGTAAGACTATTATATAGTATCCGTTGGAAATTTTGATCAAAAGCTGGTTCAAAGTCTAGTGAACAAAATGGGCCAAAGCTTTAAACATCCCGATAAACAGATACGTACGAACAAAACTAAACATTTGTTAAATGTGAGTTGGTTCATTTACTACGCCAGCGTGAACAATACTGGAGATAATAACCACAATAAAAAGTCTATCGCtagacttaatattttgtttagtttGGATCCTAGTTAAATATTAGATTccttatataatataaaatattaatactcttctattttaaataaagtttTAGGTTCAAATAAAACTGGAGATAAGTGCGTTGCGATTCAAATAGTAAATATAGGtatgtagaaatttttgatATTATTGACGGCGGTACGGTACAAGGCAGTTAATTACCATTCAGAGCCTTAATATATAGAAAATCCGGCCTTTTGATTTATAATTCAACATAAATGTAGTTTTTTACAATaaatttggagtttttttggagttaatttaaataatttgaattttaGATTAATGAAAACTATCCTAGATTTTAATGATGGGTTAAGTAGAGTCTTGTTTGTGTTTTTTCATGTCAAGTAACAGAATAATccgtcatattttttttaaaaaaaaatccgtcgtatttatatatatatatatataagctgcctattatatattttgttatgcGGGTAAATCTTATTATAAATCATTTGATACTGCAAATAAAAAATCGtgttcttataataaaaaaaaagaaagaaaaaagaccaagactagtctaagcatgtggtttgaaaaagaaaaacttccTTCCACCGAGTACATTATAATAAAGAAGAGGGAAATCGGTACTTTTTTCTTGGTCAACAAATTGactagttttaaaaaatctaattgcTTAAGTTTTTGTTTAACTTAAACATTCAACTTTGCTTATTAACACTTAAATAACTGAACTTTTGTATGCAATTCAACCAAACGGTCATTTTAATCTGTGTCACTTCAAATGTTCATTTTAGCAAACGTTTGGTTCAACCATTCTGTTCGACCAAACAGGCACATTAGTGCAGTATCTCTTTTATATAAAAGTCTAACCCTCCCTCTATTTGCTTATAAAGTCCAGTTTTGTGACGGGCTCTAGACAAAGTTTATAAAGATtaactaggtaataacccgcgccttgaGCGGGATGTGATTatgagttttgttatttttaataaaaagacattaaatctgtttaatcttgATTTTGAttcggttttaagttttttttttaatttaatcttctaaaatataactattattataaattattattcattttagtttatttcgttaaaatgtttgattttttttatttttttcagtaaaaacaaaaattaatattatttatt is from Brassica napus cultivar Da-Ae chromosome A4, Da-Ae, whole genome shotgun sequence and encodes:
- the LOC125608376 gene encoding beta-glucosidase 32-like produces the protein MAIKLALVVTLLLVSCAISKGRSLRFSTKQLDRYSFPPGFSFGVGSSAYQYEGAVAEGGRTPSIWDNFTHAYPERTNMENGDIAVDFYHRYKDDIKLIKEMNMDTFRFSISWSRILPSGKLSGGINKEGIQFYKNLIDEIIMNGIKPFVTIYHWDIPQALDDEYGGFLSPRIIDDFRNFARVCFQEFGDKVDMWITFNEPYIYSVAGYDKGNKAMGRCSKWVNSLCVAGDSSIEPYLVSHHLLLAHAAAVDEFRNCDKISQDGKIGIVLSPFWVEPYDVDSDADKEAVERALDYYLGWHLDPLIFGDYPKTLRKNAGNRLPSFTQKQSEMIKDSFDFIGINYYSARYVTRQVRSDPSRLRFTTDQHVEYKVKNRSGDYISSESDELGFIYVYPEGIRKLLNHIKNKYNNPTIYITENGYDDYDVGTKPREQLLKDIKRIEYHEQHLQELHKAITVDGCDVRGYSTWSLLDNFEWERGYTMRFGLYYVDYADDLKRYAKDSAKWFKKFLEKREQSTPLDMYKSIKKWLSALQTI